A section of the Spirochaetota bacterium genome encodes:
- a CDS encoding PaaI family thioesterase, which produces MQIKNSDYRSIIETGFKEAPFINLIGVRLTDCGPGWCETELSVASHHLQQNGYVHAGVLTTIADHSSGGAASTIIGADEYVITLEFKLNLLRAASGEKLRCRSQVLRAGGSFTVVESEVYSINQDRATLSAKGIFTMAVLQK; this is translated from the coding sequence ATGCAGATCAAAAACAGCGATTACAGGAGCATTATTGAAACCGGATTCAAAGAGGCGCCTTTCATCAACCTCATCGGCGTGCGTCTCACCGACTGCGGCCCCGGATGGTGCGAAACGGAGCTTTCGGTGGCGTCGCATCATCTTCAGCAGAACGGGTATGTCCACGCCGGGGTGCTGACGACGATCGCCGACCACAGCTCCGGCGGGGCGGCGTCGACCATTATCGGGGCCGACGAGTATGTCATCACCCTCGAGTTCAAGCTGAACCTGCTCCGCGCGGCGAGCGGAGAAAAACTGCGATGCAGGTCGCAGGTGCTTCGCGCGGGGGGCTCGTTTACCGTGGTGGAATCGGAAGTCTATTCCATAAACCAGGACAGGGCGACCCTTTCCGCCAAGGGCATTTTTACCATGGCGGTACTCCAAAAATAG
- a CDS encoding NAD-dependent epimerase/dehydratase family protein — MARKTALVAGATGLIGGHVLRLLLENDHYAAVKALTRRSTGVSHAKLAEHIVDFDDANTLAPHAAADDVFCCLGTTIKKAGTKEAFYTVDFTYPLSLAKVCAASGAGQFLIVTALGADPRSPVFYNRVKGEVEAALRETAFRAVHIFRPSLLLGERKEKRPAEEIAGVLSRALAPLMAGPLAKYRPIEARHVARAMVAIATGDRPTGIYESHIIRRIAGGAA, encoded by the coding sequence ATGGCACGAAAAACGGCGCTTGTGGCCGGGGCGACCGGCCTGATCGGAGGGCATGTGCTGCGGCTGCTGCTCGAGAACGATCACTATGCCGCGGTGAAGGCGCTGACGCGCCGATCGACCGGCGTGTCCCATGCGAAGCTCGCCGAGCATATCGTCGATTTCGACGATGCGAACACGCTCGCGCCGCATGCCGCCGCCGATGATGTGTTCTGCTGCCTGGGAACCACGATAAAAAAGGCAGGGACGAAGGAAGCGTTTTATACCGTCGATTTCACCTATCCCCTCTCCCTGGCGAAAGTCTGCGCCGCCTCGGGTGCCGGCCAGTTTCTCATCGTCACCGCGCTGGGGGCGGACCCCCGCTCCCCGGTTTTCTATAACCGGGTGAAGGGGGAAGTGGAGGCGGCGTTGCGCGAAACGGCCTTCAGGGCAGTGCACATATTCCGCCCGTCGCTGCTATTGGGAGAGAGAAAGGAAAAGCGCCCCGCGGAGGAGATCGCCGGAGTCCTCTCGCGGGCGCTCGCCCCGCTGATGGCGGGACCCCTGGCCAAATATCGTCCCATAGAAGCGAGGCACGTGGCGCGCGCAATGGTGGCCATCGCCACCGGAGACCGGCCGACGGGAATTTACGAATCACACATTATACGGCGGATTGCGGGAGGGGCGGCATAG
- a CDS encoding M23 family metallopeptidase: MSIFRGGGLSGRTAFFLYAFVVVTACGLALALGSTEKFSWPLGGLEQLSATLGEVRGRSLHTGVDIKTRGLNGHPVYAPAHGTVNRVLAKRSGYGNALFLSHGGIESVFGHLDSFGEGAARLNTFIGIVKLMYNSDEIDFRFKKTGPVFDRGQIVAYTGETGSGPPHLHYELRAGDRYINPLKFHAVRDTEPPVIDRLYICVEEEGSTVAERAIRVRRGWRGYAPVEPDVSCAPGSRVFLKLACYDRVNSRNSVAIHRIAVFENDKTIFTVIFDEVRYSDLQYGHMIYDISKSTIDGSATYTYFLCKRAGNRFSGIGAEGEGYIVPGRHPKRVRVVVSDFAGNSSVLELVIRGNGRPVESAGRVKFRRGAVAQLADASGAFSVRLRSDSLRSDALLGLEAAAPDAVRDIAGLGAVKEADLIAVCALQPFDLQYAAPVEIAMKGPRGRDIMIYQFFEGRPPRPIPTSYNVSRGEYLGRSAAGGYFALIRDTVPPVVSLPPTHEFLAGEGPYSLLRLQVYDGLSRLDESSLECMVDGESLPCAYDNDRRLVEIVLPRTAFDGAYHHVFLRCSDSAGNTAAFSSPLR, translated from the coding sequence ATGAGTATTTTTCGCGGCGGCGGACTTTCGGGCAGGACGGCGTTTTTTTTGTACGCGTTTGTCGTGGTGACCGCGTGCGGTCTTGCCCTCGCCTTGGGTTCGACGGAAAAATTTTCCTGGCCGCTTGGCGGGCTCGAACAGCTCTCCGCGACGTTGGGGGAGGTGCGCGGCCGGTCCCTGCACACCGGCGTGGATATCAAGACGCGCGGGCTCAACGGGCACCCCGTGTACGCCCCTGCTCACGGCACGGTGAACAGGGTGCTCGCAAAACGGAGCGGGTACGGGAATGCGCTGTTTCTCTCGCACGGCGGGATTGAATCGGTGTTCGGGCACCTGGACTCGTTCGGCGAAGGGGCGGCCCGGCTCAATACCTTCATCGGGATCGTAAAGCTTATGTATAATTCCGACGAAATAGACTTCCGTTTTAAAAAGACCGGGCCGGTGTTCGACAGGGGACAGATTGTTGCCTATACGGGCGAGACCGGCAGCGGACCGCCTCATCTTCATTACGAGCTCCGTGCCGGGGACCGGTATATCAATCCTCTCAAATTCCATGCGGTGCGCGATACGGAGCCGCCCGTAATCGACCGCCTGTATATATGCGTTGAGGAAGAGGGCAGCACCGTGGCCGAGCGGGCGATCCGGGTCCGCCGCGGGTGGCGTGGGTATGCGCCCGTGGAGCCCGACGTTTCGTGCGCGCCAGGTTCGCGCGTGTTCCTCAAGCTCGCCTGCTATGACCGGGTCAATTCGCGAAACAGCGTCGCCATCCACCGGATCGCCGTTTTCGAAAACGACAAAACCATATTTACCGTGATCTTCGACGAGGTCCGTTATTCCGATCTGCAGTATGGCCACATGATCTATGATATTTCCAAGTCGACCATCGACGGGTCGGCGACCTATACCTATTTTCTCTGCAAACGTGCGGGAAACAGGTTCAGCGGCATCGGCGCCGAGGGCGAAGGCTATATTGTGCCCGGTCGGCATCCGAAACGCGTTCGTGTCGTGGTGAGCGACTTCGCGGGGAATTCCAGTGTCCTGGAGCTTGTCATACGGGGAAACGGTCGTCCTGTCGAGTCAGCCGGGCGCGTCAAGTTTCGCAGGGGTGCTGTGGCCCAGCTTGCCGACGCAAGCGGCGCTTTCTCGGTTCGCCTGAGGAGTGACTCCCTGCGCTCCGACGCGCTGCTGGGACTCGAGGCGGCGGCCCCGGACGCCGTGCGCGACATTGCCGGGCTCGGGGCCGTAAAGGAAGCCGATCTCATCGCCGTGTGCGCGCTCCAGCCTTTTGACCTTCAGTACGCGGCACCGGTCGAGATCGCCATGAAGGGACCGCGCGGCCGGGATATCATGATTTACCAGTTTTTCGAGGGAAGACCGCCCCGGCCGATTCCTACATCGTATAACGTTTCAAGGGGGGAGTACCTCGGTCGGAGCGCGGCGGGCGGGTACTTCGCGCTGATACGCGATACCGTGCCGCCGGTCGTCAGCCTGCCTCCCACGCACGAGTTCCTGGCCGGGGAGGGGCCGTACAGCCTGCTTCGTCTGCAGGTATATGACGGTCTTTCGCGTTTGGACGAGTCTTCCCTGGAATGCATGGTCGACGGCGAGTCATTGCCATGTGCGTACGACAATGATCGGCGCTTGGTCGAAATCGTCCTGCCGCGGACGGCATTCGACGGCGCCTATCACCATGTTTTTCTCAGATGCTCCGATTCCGCCGGCAACACGGCGGCGTTCAGCAGCCCGCTGCGCTGA
- the typA gene encoding translational GTPase TypA, with amino-acid sequence MMEIRNVAIIAHVDHGKTTLVDKLLMQCRVFRENQEVRECFLDSNDLERERGITIFAKNISIPYRGAKINLIDTPGHADFGGEVERVLKMADGVLLLVDAFEGAMPQTRFVLQKAFALKLTPIVVINKMDRPNRRPSEVLDEVYDLFIDLDAHDEQLDFPVLYASGREGWVSAMPDAPGTDLAPLLDTILERIPAPRRQEGPLQMQVTTIGYSDYVGRIAIGRVFRGTISQNGQVVLLGRDGARKKSTVRELYTFEGLERLRAERVDCGDICAIVGLENVEIGDTVADDENPEPLPIIAVDEPTMSMIFLVNNSPFFGEEGKYVTGRHLRERLLRETESNVALRVEESIAVGGFKVFGRGILHLSILIENMRREGYEFQVGQPRVIFREINGRKAEPIEILIIDVPAESAGRVIEAVSKKRGEMKRMDTMGARQRLEFHIPSRGLIGLRTRLLNLSAGEAVMHHRFYQYEYFKGSIPHRSNGVLISMQAGEAVAYALDSLQSRGRFFIAPGERVYEGQVVGENNKEGDIVVNVQKTKKLTNMRAAGSDDAMRLTPPIRFSLEEALEFINVDELVEITPASMRIRKAILDENKRKKDGKRDAAISAAGC; translated from the coding sequence ATCATGGAAATACGCAACGTCGCCATCATCGCCCACGTCGACCACGGTAAAACCACGCTCGTCGACAAGCTCCTGATGCAGTGCAGGGTCTTCCGCGAAAACCAGGAGGTGCGCGAGTGCTTCCTGGACTCGAACGACCTGGAGCGCGAGCGCGGCATTACCATCTTCGCGAAGAACATCTCCATCCCGTACCGGGGGGCCAAGATCAATCTCATCGACACCCCCGGGCACGCCGATTTCGGCGGCGAGGTCGAACGCGTTTTAAAGATGGCCGACGGCGTTCTTCTGCTAGTGGACGCTTTCGAGGGAGCCATGCCACAGACGCGCTTCGTTTTACAGAAGGCGTTCGCGCTTAAACTGACGCCCATCGTCGTCATCAACAAGATGGACAGGCCGAACAGACGGCCGTCGGAAGTACTTGATGAGGTCTACGACCTTTTCATCGATCTCGACGCGCACGACGAACAGCTGGACTTTCCGGTGCTGTACGCCTCGGGAAGGGAGGGATGGGTTTCCGCAATGCCCGACGCCCCCGGCACCGACCTCGCGCCGCTTCTCGACACCATACTCGAGCGCATTCCCGCTCCACGGCGGCAGGAAGGCCCCCTGCAGATGCAGGTAACCACCATCGGTTACTCCGACTACGTGGGGCGCATCGCGATCGGCCGGGTATTCCGCGGCACGATCTCCCAGAACGGCCAGGTGGTCCTCCTTGGGCGCGACGGCGCCCGGAAGAAATCGACGGTGCGCGAGCTCTATACATTCGAGGGACTGGAGCGCTTGCGCGCCGAGCGCGTCGACTGCGGCGACATCTGCGCAATCGTGGGCCTCGAGAACGTCGAGATCGGTGACACCGTCGCCGACGACGAAAATCCCGAACCGCTTCCGATCATCGCGGTCGACGAGCCCACAATGAGCATGATCTTCCTCGTCAACAACTCGCCCTTCTTCGGCGAAGAGGGGAAATACGTCACCGGCAGGCATCTTCGCGAACGGCTGCTAAGGGAAACCGAGAGCAACGTGGCTCTTCGGGTCGAGGAGTCCATCGCCGTCGGGGGCTTCAAGGTCTTCGGAAGGGGCATACTGCATCTTTCCATCCTCATCGAAAACATGCGCCGCGAGGGATACGAGTTCCAGGTGGGACAGCCACGGGTCATTTTTAGGGAAATCAACGGCCGCAAGGCCGAACCGATCGAGATATTGATTATTGACGTTCCCGCCGAAAGCGCCGGCAGGGTGATCGAGGCGGTAAGCAAAAAGCGCGGCGAGATGAAGCGCATGGATACGATGGGGGCGCGGCAGCGCCTCGAGTTCCACATCCCCTCGCGGGGACTCATAGGTCTGCGAACCCGCCTGCTCAACCTGAGCGCCGGAGAAGCGGTCATGCACCACCGCTTCTACCAGTACGAATATTTCAAGGGATCGATCCCGCACCGTTCCAACGGCGTGCTCATCTCGATGCAGGCCGGCGAGGCGGTCGCCTACGCGCTCGACAGCCTGCAGTCGCGGGGGCGGTTCTTCATCGCGCCGGGCGAGCGCGTCTACGAGGGGCAGGTGGTCGGCGAGAACAACAAGGAAGGCGATATCGTCGTCAACGTGCAGAAGACGAAAAAGCTGACCAACATGCGCGCCGCCGGCAGCGACGACGCCATGCGCCTCACTCCGCCCATCAGATTTTCACTTGAAGAGGCGTTGGAATTCATCAACGTCGACGAGCTGGTTGAGATAACACCCGCGTCGATGCGCATACGCAAAGCCATCCTCGACGAGAACAAACGGAAGAAGGACGGCAAGCGCGATGCCGCGATCAGCGCAGCGGGCTGCTGA
- a CDS encoding M81 family metallopeptidase — MRHTLLLSASLSVAALILAACAPQEEEASRGPVKTIAIVELLQESNSFSRVPTTEAMFRSTSLLRGADIIPFSKKEKLELGGCIAAIEKLGRGEFAIAPVLKARSMSGGPLERALYERLKNEIVSGLKKLDRLDGIYLSLHGAMGVQGMRDPEGDLLAAIRSEVSTTVPIGATFDLHANLTQRRMKLATFVIGYRTNPHRDHYDIGYSAGEILVKTLRGEVKPVMAWRKMRLLKGGGMNIDFLAPMRSIFKAMRKMEKDPRVLCVSNFPVHIWLDDPELGWSTVAVTDGDLALAEKLADTIADMNWEVRDASHPRGSTPQEAIAIARSKNIARMFGTVVFCDASDAVGTGTPGENTWILKSLVEEAPDLVSYVPVRDGEAASRAYAKELNESISVSVGGKLDKIYNRPFVFTGILIHKSEGRLGKTVILRDRGVHLILTEQPDSTPRPSYFTDLGLSLWKADVVVVKNLFPFRFFYLLYNRKTVNVMTPGLSNVDVFSLDYRLIPRPIYPLDKIGAWR; from the coding sequence ATGCGACACACCCTGTTACTGTCGGCTTCCCTGTCCGTGGCGGCCCTCATCCTTGCGGCCTGTGCGCCTCAAGAAGAAGAGGCCTCGCGCGGCCCCGTTAAGACCATCGCTATCGTTGAACTGCTCCAGGAGAGCAATTCCTTCTCGCGGGTGCCGACCACCGAGGCCATGTTCCGCTCGACAAGCCTGCTGCGCGGCGCCGACATCATCCCCTTCAGTAAAAAAGAAAAGCTCGAGCTTGGCGGATGCATAGCGGCAATCGAAAAGCTCGGCCGCGGGGAATTCGCAATAGCCCCGGTGCTCAAGGCCCGTTCAATGTCGGGCGGACCGCTGGAGCGCGCCCTTTACGAAAGGTTAAAGAATGAGATCGTGAGCGGTCTCAAAAAGCTGGACCGGCTCGACGGCATCTACCTTTCCCTGCACGGCGCGATGGGCGTCCAGGGCATGCGCGATCCCGAGGGCGATCTCCTCGCCGCAATCCGCAGCGAGGTGAGCACGACGGTTCCGATCGGTGCAACCTTCGATCTTCATGCCAACCTCACGCAGAGGCGCATGAAGCTGGCGACCTTTGTTATCGGCTACCGCACCAATCCGCACCGCGACCACTACGACATCGGATACAGCGCCGGCGAAATCCTCGTAAAGACGCTCCGGGGCGAGGTGAAGCCGGTAATGGCCTGGCGCAAGATGCGCCTTCTTAAAGGGGGAGGGATGAACATCGATTTCCTCGCGCCAATGCGGTCCATCTTCAAGGCGATGCGAAAAATGGAAAAAGATCCGCGCGTCCTTTGCGTCTCCAATTTTCCGGTGCACATATGGCTGGACGATCCCGAGCTCGGCTGGAGCACGGTCGCGGTGACCGACGGCGACCTCGCGCTCGCGGAAAAGCTCGCCGATACGATCGCCGACATGAACTGGGAGGTGCGCGACGCTTCGCATCCGCGCGGAAGCACCCCGCAGGAGGCCATCGCCATCGCCCGTTCGAAGAACATCGCCCGGATGTTCGGCACGGTCGTCTTCTGCGACGCCTCCGACGCCGTGGGCACCGGCACCCCCGGCGAGAACACCTGGATTCTCAAGAGCCTGGTCGAGGAGGCGCCCGACCTTGTATCGTATGTGCCCGTTCGCGACGGCGAGGCCGCATCGCGCGCTTACGCGAAGGAGCTGAACGAAAGCATAAGCGTCTCGGTGGGTGGAAAGCTTGATAAAATCTACAACCGCCCGTTCGTCTTTACCGGAATCCTCATCCATAAAAGCGAGGGCAGGCTCGGCAAAACGGTAATCCTGCGCGACCGGGGAGTGCACCTCATCCTGACCGAGCAGCCCGATTCGACGCCCCGGCCCTCGTATTTCACCGACCTGGGACTCTCCCTCTGGAAGGCGGACGTCGTGGTGGTGAAGAACCTCTTCCCCTTCCGTTTTTTTTACCTTCTATATAACAGGAAGACCGTCAACGTCATGACACCGGGGCTCTCGAATGTCGATGTATTCTCCCTGGACTATCGCTTAATTCCGCGGCCAATATACCCGCTGGATAAAATCGGCGCCTGGCGGTAA
- a CDS encoding MFS transporter: protein MAVIERGTVRKSLRFSFMDGIFASGMIGLTQEYFTPLLLFLGGTVREVGVLVSLPNLVASLAQMKTIDFIRTFRTRKRVITTFVLIQAISLFAVAATGALGALTTELLILLTVLFTASGAIALPAWGSLMSDLIPVRKRGAYFGWRNSVLGVIIVCASLAAGLVLHGMPEERLGFGFVAVFTIAFVFRLLSWAYLRRMYDPPVRHSPARKVALKSFIGRLKSSDFARFVIFVSLLNFSVNIAAPFFTVLMLRDLGFSYFEFSVVLVTATLVMYLMMRRWGRLADSIGNVRVMQFTAPIISIIPLLWLIDRHPVFLVGAQIVSGFAWAGFNLSASNFIYDAVAPDKRVRYISYFNVLNGVMLSAGALLGGFLATQVPPIMGYRILTILVISSVLRIIVTALFSFRLREVRSVVSIKSNDLFFSMLGIRPFLGVERRTIHIRNN, encoded by the coding sequence GTGGCGGTCATTGAGCGCGGGACCGTAAGAAAATCGCTTCGCTTCTCCTTCATGGACGGCATTTTCGCAAGCGGCATGATCGGTCTGACGCAGGAGTATTTCACGCCGCTCCTCCTCTTTCTGGGCGGGACCGTGCGCGAGGTGGGGGTGCTGGTCTCGCTTCCAAACCTGGTCGCCTCGCTCGCCCAGATGAAGACGATCGACTTCATCCGGACATTCCGCACGCGCAAGCGCGTTATCACCACCTTCGTGCTGATACAGGCCATTTCGCTGTTCGCGGTCGCGGCGACAGGCGCACTCGGTGCGCTGACGACAGAGCTCCTCATCCTTCTCACGGTGCTCTTCACCGCCTCGGGTGCGATCGCGCTTCCCGCATGGGGGAGCCTCATGTCCGACCTCATCCCGGTGCGCAAACGCGGCGCCTATTTCGGCTGGCGAAACAGCGTGCTCGGCGTCATCATCGTCTGCGCTTCGCTTGCGGCGGGCCTGGTGCTGCACGGCATGCCCGAGGAGCGCCTGGGCTTCGGTTTCGTTGCGGTCTTCACAATCGCATTCGTCTTCAGGCTGCTGTCGTGGGCCTACCTGCGCCGCATGTACGACCCGCCCGTGCGACACAGCCCGGCCCGGAAGGTCGCGCTGAAGAGTTTCATCGGCAGGCTCAAGTCGAGCGATTTCGCCCGCTTCGTTATTTTCGTTTCGCTCCTCAACTTTTCGGTGAACATCGCCGCGCCGTTCTTCACCGTGCTCATGCTCCGGGACCTCGGCTTCAGCTATTTCGAATTCTCCGTGGTGCTGGTGACGGCGACGCTCGTGATGTACCTGATGATGCGACGATGGGGGAGACTCGCCGACTCGATAGGGAACGTGCGCGTGATGCAGTTCACCGCCCCGATCATCTCCATCATCCCCCTGCTCTGGCTCATCGATCGTCACCCGGTTTTCCTGGTCGGCGCGCAGATCGTGTCAGGCTTCGCGTGGGCGGGATTCAACCTCAGCGCCTCAAATTTCATATACGACGCGGTGGCCCCGGACAAGCGCGTGCGGTACATTTCGTACTTCAATGTGCTCAACGGCGTTATGCTGAGCGCGGGCGCGCTCCTCGGCGGCTTTCTTGCGACGCAGGTTCCGCCGATCATGGGGTACAGAATCCTCACGATCCTCGTCATCTCGTCCGTCTTGCGCATTATCGTTACCGCCCTGTTTTCCTTCAGGCTTCGGGAAGTCCGAAGCGTGGTGTCCATTAAGAGCAACGATCTTTTTTTCAGCATGCTCGGCATCCGCCCATTCCTGGGGGTCGAGCGGCGGACAATCCATATCCGCAACAACTAA
- a CDS encoding MarC family protein: MEEFFKNLLMAFIPVFVAVDAIGTLPIYISLTEKMEREEKRRVLFESLLTALCLAVGFIFLGKLIFRFLGITVGDFMVAGGVVLFCIAILDILGSQGDRKISQKQLGVVPLGTPLLAGPALLATSLLIIEEYGIIPTLISVTLNILIAGAIFSLSSRIGRILGEAGSKALSKITSLFLAAIAVMIVRKGLVLLLAGQ, from the coding sequence ATGGAAGAGTTCTTCAAAAACCTGCTCATGGCCTTCATTCCCGTCTTCGTGGCAGTGGACGCCATCGGCACGCTTCCCATCTATATCTCCCTCACGGAAAAGATGGAACGTGAGGAGAAGCGACGCGTGCTTTTCGAGTCGCTGCTGACCGCTCTCTGTCTGGCGGTGGGGTTCATCTTCCTCGGCAAGCTCATCTTCCGCTTCCTCGGCATCACCGTGGGCGACTTCATGGTGGCGGGCGGAGTAGTGCTCTTCTGTATCGCGATTCTCGACATACTCGGCTCCCAGGGCGACCGGAAAATCTCGCAAAAGCAACTCGGCGTGGTGCCGCTGGGTACGCCGCTTCTGGCGGGCCCGGCGCTTCTGGCCACATCGCTGCTTATCATCGAAGAGTACGGAATCATCCCCACCCTGATATCGGTGACGCTCAACATCCTCATCGCGGGCGCCATCTTCTCCCTCTCTTCTCGTATCGGCCGCATTCTCGGCGAGGCCGGGTCGAAAGCCCTGTCCAAGATCACCAGCCTCTTCCTCGCGGCGATCGCAGTCATGATCGTCCGCAAGGGGCTCGTTTTGCTCCTCGCCGGCCAGTAA
- a CDS encoding DUF5009 domain-containing protein, producing MNTGLTKYAAPANRLLSLDTFRGLTIAAMILVNNAGDWGHVFGPLRHARWHGWTMADLVFPFFVFIMGAAIPLALGRRLEKGESHRRVACSVLQRTVILLVLGFLLNILPGCDFAAVRIPGVLQRLALCYLMGSLVFLASRRPALWCVAALALMAAHWAVLAFAPVPGYGPGVLEPEGNAAWYVDSRLFAGHTYRHAPAPGFDPEGLLGTLSAAATALFGMLTGAWMKKERIQQNCFRGLFAAANGMIVAGLVMNELLPINKNLWTPAFAVFTAGFALYFLLMCFWVMDVKRWLRPAIPFVALGSNALAVYVLSSLVAKTLVAITVAGADGKALSLKTVIFTMIFASWMEPYTASLAYAMVYLFLWGAVAVVIYRRNIFIRV from the coding sequence ATGAATACGGGTTTAACGAAATACGCCGCGCCGGCAAACCGGCTCCTCTCGCTCGACACCTTTCGCGGCCTCACCATTGCCGCAATGATTCTCGTTAACAACGCCGGGGACTGGGGCCACGTGTTCGGGCCGCTCCGGCACGCCCGCTGGCACGGCTGGACCATGGCCGATCTTGTATTTCCCTTTTTTGTGTTTATCATGGGCGCGGCGATTCCCCTTGCGCTGGGACGGCGGCTGGAAAAAGGCGAGTCCCACCGGCGCGTTGCATGTTCGGTATTGCAGAGGACCGTCATCCTGCTTGTTCTCGGATTTCTCCTGAACATTCTGCCCGGGTGCGATTTCGCCGCTGTCCGCATTCCCGGCGTTTTACAGCGTCTCGCGCTCTGCTATCTTATGGGTTCGCTCGTATTCCTCGCCTCGCGGCGGCCCGCGCTGTGGTGCGTCGCCGCCCTCGCGCTCATGGCCGCGCACTGGGCCGTACTCGCGTTTGCGCCCGTTCCCGGGTATGGCCCCGGAGTGCTCGAACCCGAGGGGAACGCCGCCTGGTACGTCGACAGCCGCCTGTTCGCGGGCCACACCTATCGGCACGCTCCCGCCCCGGGCTTCGACCCGGAGGGCCTGCTCGGCACACTTTCCGCGGCCGCCACGGCGCTTTTCGGCATGCTTACGGGGGCGTGGATGAAAAAGGAGCGCATCCAGCAAAATTGCTTCCGCGGTCTTTTCGCCGCGGCGAACGGGATGATTGTTGCAGGCCTGGTGATGAACGAATTGCTGCCCATCAACAAGAACCTCTGGACGCCGGCCTTCGCCGTCTTCACCGCGGGCTTTGCGCTCTACTTTCTGCTAATGTGTTTCTGGGTGATGGATGTCAAACGGTGGCTGCGCCCGGCGATTCCTTTTGTCGCGCTCGGATCGAACGCCCTGGCCGTGTATGTGCTTTCGTCACTCGTGGCGAAAACTCTGGTCGCTATCACCGTTGCCGGGGCCGATGGAAAGGCGCTCTCTCTGAAGACGGTTATCTTCACCATGATCTTCGCTTCATGGATGGAGCCGTACACCGCGTCGCTTGCGTACGCGATGGTATACCTCTTCCTGTGGGGTGCTGTTGCGGTGGTTATTTACCGGCGAAATATTTTTATAAGAGTTTAG
- a CDS encoding ImmA/IrrE family metallo-endopeptidase, with the protein MTVDSFKCNFVPREEIWGIVEEFRKQHWPTGILPVDIEQIIEVELKMNIIPEHYIRQYAKIDAFIRSDFAGIIVDHEQYMDPMGRYEKRLRFSFAHEIGHYILHRSIYEELHFESPREYADFILNMPESEHRKFEWQANEFAGRLLVPKNHLQEEIWKIYIKLEENSLLEILAKEPEQVLESVAPTLAKPFLVSDDVIVKRVERENLWPPKSV; encoded by the coding sequence ATGACTGTAGATTCTTTCAAGTGCAATTTTGTTCCCCGGGAGGAGATATGGGGAATCGTTGAGGAATTTCGCAAGCAGCATTGGCCAACTGGAATTTTGCCAGTAGATATAGAACAGATAATCGAAGTCGAATTAAAAATGAATATTATTCCAGAACATTACATCAGACAGTATGCAAAAATCGACGCGTTTATTCGGAGTGATTTTGCGGGTATAATTGTCGATCATGAACAATATATGGATCCAATGGGTCGATATGAGAAAAGATTGAGATTCTCCTTCGCACATGAAATTGGACATTATATCTTACATCGCTCAATATACGAAGAACTTCACTTTGAATCTCCAAGGGAGTATGCTGACTTTATATTAAACATGCCGGAATCCGAACACCGCAAATTCGAGTGGCAAGCAAACGAATTCGCCGGACGACTATTAGTGCCTAAAAACCATCTTCAAGAAGAAATATGGAAAATATACATCAAGCTAGAAGAGAACTCATTATTGGAAATACTTGCAAAAGAACCCGAGCAGGTGCTTGAAAGTGTGGCACCAACCTTGGCGAAACCATTTCTGGTTTCAGACGATGTAATAGTGAAACGTGTCGAAAGAGAGAACCTATGGCCTCCTAAAAGTGTATAG
- a CDS encoding helix-turn-helix transcriptional regulator, with translation MAFGEFIKDRRNELGLSLREFCKQLDEDASNWSKVERGILSPPQDEGKLRRIAKLLNIGMNSEEWNMLTDYAKIDAGKIPDYLMSDQDVLKALPVFFRTIGSVKPTPEELAKLIEIIRKEGK, from the coding sequence ATGGCATTCGGAGAATTTATAAAGGATCGGAGAAATGAGCTTGGTCTTTCCTTACGAGAATTCTGCAAACAACTGGATGAGGACGCCAGCAACTGGAGTAAAGTCGAAAGAGGCATTCTTTCTCCACCTCAGGATGAGGGAAAACTGAGGAGAATAGCGAAGTTGCTGAATATTGGCATGAATTCGGAAGAGTGGAACATGTTGACGGACTATGCAAAAATCGACGCTGGTAAAATTCCCGATTATCTTATGTCTGATCAGGATGTACTTAAAGCTTTACCAGTTTTCTTTAGGACCATTGGAAGCGTAAAACCGACACCTGAAGAGCTTGCAAAGCTTATCGAAATAATAAGAAAGGAGGGGAAATGA